One genomic segment of Chelmon rostratus isolate fCheRos1 chromosome 22, fCheRos1.pri, whole genome shotgun sequence includes these proteins:
- the LOC121626055 gene encoding LOW QUALITY PROTEIN: protein bicaudal D homolog 1-like (The sequence of the model RefSeq protein was modified relative to this genomic sequence to represent the inferred CDS: substituted 1 base at 1 genomic stop codon), with translation MAAGGSGCGETVEQCRVEVERLSRELAEANREKIRAAECGLVILEENQTLKQQYADLEADQEALRLELEQLQEAFGQAYSTQRKVAVDGETNEETLLQESATKEAYYMGRLLELQSELKHSRATASNAQADKEHLSTVLQELRESNEMLELQRSRMREEIREYKFRESRLLQDYTELEEENISLQKLVSTLKQNQVEYEGLKHEIKVLEEETELLNSQLQDALRLKDISDAQLEEALESVKSEREQKNHLRRELVHHLSMCDVAYTGSAHLTFTSAPPSGSATPTTLLSPNAEEPSRCCAVLXSSRCNGHLQGGTGAGTAPGSVPRANGEYRAPGWKSDGTVTTDLFSEMNLTEIQKVKQQLMTVEYEKAALMTSLQESQTQLQHTQGALTEQHEKALRLSRKVIALRRLHRRAYLNQEAHASATSQLNHEALVELDRDEEESEGEGRAEEDKSETMNKSQVFSYQTPGLEILQCKYRVAVTEVVELKAEVKALQDRLAQFVEGAAEEKPRGKGQIQKLETQVSSLEKSCREGWEKISNLEMELQAAQSTANESHGALNAAQDELVTLSEELAQLYHHVCLCNNEMPNLVMLDYYRQGRGLRGLSASLKAMSSDNSKVLLTPRLARRLATVASTASTPGESRSPSESPSKDPLSVEGGRKEKEGDREGLQVPSEQSLPPCTPPTRSPSISASSSSSSSSSPALEPAGELRREPMNVYNLNAIIRDQVKHLQRAVDRSLQLSRQRAAAREVGPLLDKDKESCMEEILKLKSLLSTKREQIATLRLVLKANKQTAEGALANLKSKYEAEKSMVTDTMTKLRNELKALKEDAATFSSLRAMFATRCDEYVTQLDEMQRQLAAAEDEKKTLNSLLRMAIQQKLALTQRLEDLAFDQEQTHRTRGGRLTRRKTSTPKVSSPASASASNLAEGSTSTLAPVSLPSSGLTSPTSILPDDPTVPLSASMVSAAAAALASALTSPTSHIPPRSPPSPVVAPLAGPPVPESPPSLEAPSSPSARTPPSTPLRLAHSQWTLGVRTFVVDSHSFSVNLSPTLPRSSGLSRHYTPDSHTSPPSTTTTRPTQPGSAPASPYRSTILGLRRSLWSPSSRTRPLSSLTRSSVLHTPSSSSHYSPPHSPSSSHSYSHAYYSSSPAFAPSNSYLTSGTSTTYSHSNHYTPLYPRYYSSYQPRY, from the exons GCATTTGGCCAGGCCTACTCCACCCAGCGTAAGGTAGCAGTAGATGGGGAGACCAACGAGGAGACGCTGCTGCAGGAGTCTGCCACCAAGGAAGCCTACTACATGGGCCGCCTCCTGGAGCTCCAGTCGGAGCTGAAGCACAGCCGGGCCACCGCCTCTAATGCTCAGGCAGACAAGGAACACCTGagcactgtgctgcaggagctgagggAG AGTAATGAGATGTTGGAGCTGCAGCGCAGCCGAATGCGGGAGGAGATCAGGGAGTACAAGTTTCGAGAGTCGCGGCTGCTCCAGGACTATactgagctggaggaggagaacatcTCTCTGCAGAAACTGGTGTCAACACTCAAACAGAACCAG GTGGAGTACGAAGGCCTGAAGCATGAGATCaaggtgctggaggaggagacagagctcCTCAACAGCCAGTTACAGGATGCGCTGCGTTTGAAGGACATCTCAGATGCGCAGCTGGAGGAAGCACTGGAGTCTGTGAAGAGTGAGCGTGAGCAGAAGAACCACCTGCGCAGGGAGCTGGTCCACCATCTCAGCATGTGCGATGTAGCCTACACCGGGAGTGCCCACCTGACATTCACCTCCGCTCCACCCAGTGGCAGTGCCACCCCGACAACTCTGCTCTCCCCAAATGCAGAAGAGCCATCGAG atgctgtgctgtgctctgATCTTCCAGGTGTAACGGCCACCTCCAGGGTGGGACTGGAGCAGGCACAGCTCCAGGGTCGGTGCCTAGGGCTAACGGAGAGTATCGAGCGCCAGGTTGGAAATCTGACGGGACGGTGACAACGGATCTCTTCAGTGAGATGAACCTGACCGAGATCCAGAaggtcaaacagcagctgatgaca gttGAATATGAGAAAGCAGCACTGATGACAAGTCTGCAGGAGTCCCAGACTCAGCTCCAACACACCCAGGGGGCCCTAACCGAACAGCACGAGAAGGCCCTTCGCCTTAGCCGGAAAGTCATTGCCCTCCGCCGCCTGCATCGAAGGGCCTACCTCAACCAGGAAGCCCATGCCAGTGCCACCTCTCAGCTCAACCATGAGGCCCTGGTGGAGCTGGacagggatgaggaggagtcTGAAGGGGAAGGAAGAGCTGAGGAAGATAAAAGTGAGACAATGAACAAAAGTCAGGTATTTTCATACCAGACGCCCGGTCTGGAGATCCTGCAATGTAAGTACCGTGTGGCTGTGACAGAGGTGGTTGAACTCAAGGCAGAGGTCAAAGCTCTCCAGGACAGACTGGCTCAGTTTgtggagggagcagcagaggagaagccaAGAGGAAAGGGTCAGATCCAGAAGCTGGAAACGCAGGTCTCATCACTGGAGAAGAGCTGTCGGGAGGGATGGGAGAAG ATTTCCAATCTGGAGATGGAGTTGCAGGCAGCTCAGTCAACAGCCAATGAGAGCCATGGGGCATTGAACGCAGCTCAGGATGAGTTGGTGACGCTGAGCGAGGAGCTTGCCCAGCTGTACCaccatgtctgtctgtgcaaCAATGAGATGCCCAACCTGGTCATGCTGGACTACTACAG aCAAGGCAGAGGGCTCAGGGGCCTCAGTGCCAGTCTGAAAGCCATGTCTTCAGACAACAGCAAAGTTCTTCTCACGCCACGCCTTGCCAGGCGGCTGGCCACTGTTGCTTCGACAGCCTCTACTCCTGGGGAGTCGCGGAGCCCCTCAGAGTCTCCATCCAAGGATCCCTTATCTGTGGAGGGTGggagaaaggagaaggagggggacAGGGAGGGCCTCCAGGTGCCATCTGAACAAAGCCTGCCGCCCTGCACGCCTCCTACCCGCTCACCCAGCATCAGtgcctcttcatcatcttcatcatcatcatcacctgccCTTGAACCAGCTGGTGAGCTGCGCAGGGAGCCAATGAACGTCTACAACCTCAACGCCATCATCAGAGATCAG GTGAAGCACCTCCAGCGGGCTGTCGACCGGTCTCTGCAGTTGTccagacagagagctgcagccaggGAAGTAGGCCCTCTTCTAGACAAGGACAAGGAGAGCTGCATGGAGGAGATCCTGAAGCTCAAGTCTTTGCTCAGCACCAAAAGAGAGCAGATAGCAACCCTCAGACTGGTGCTCAAGGCTAACAAACAG ACGGCAGAGGGTGCCCTGGCCAACCTGAAGAGTAAGTATGAGGCGGAGAAGTCCATGGTAACTGACACCATGACGAAGCTGAGGAACGAGCTGAAGGCCCTTAAGGAGGATGCTgccactttctcctctctgcggGCCATGTTTGCCACCAG GTGTGACGAGTACGTGACCCAGCTGGATGAGATGCAGAGGcagctggctgcagcagaggatgagAAGAAGACTCTGAATTCCCTCCTACGGATGGCCATCCAGCAGAAACTGGCCCTCACCCAGCGGCTGGAGGATTTGGCCTTCGATCAAGAGCAAACCCATCGGACCCGTGGGGGCAGGCTGACCCGCAGAAAGACCAGCACCCCCAAAGTAAGTTCTCCGGCCTCTGCTTCGGCCTCCAACTTAGCCGAAGGCTCCACTTCGACTTTGGCCCCAGTCAGCCTCCCCTCTTCAGGCCTTACTAGTCCTACGTCAATTCTTCCCGATGATCCCACTGTGCCCCTTAGCGCATCCATGgtcagtgcagctgctgcagctctggcctcagctctcaCCTCGCCTACGTCACACATACCCCCTCGCAGTCCACCGTCACCAGTGGTCGCCCCATTGGCTGGCCCTCCAGTGCCAGAGAGCCCCCCATCTCTGGAGGCTCCCTCTTCTCCGTCAGCACGAACCCCGCCCTCAACCCCTCTGAGGCTGGCTCACTCCCAGTGGACCCTGGGGGTGCGGACGTTTGTGGTCGACTCCCACAGTTTCAGTGTCAACCTATCCCCCACTCTGCCCCGTAGCTCTGGCCTGTCCAGGCACTACACCCCAGACTCTCATACTTCTCCTccatccaccaccaccaccaggccCACCCAGCCAGGATCTGCCCCCGCCTCTCCCTACCGGTCCACAATTCTGGGGCTCAGGCGCTCCCTGTGGAGCCCCTCATCCCGAACTCGACCCTTGTCCAGCCTGACACGCTCTTCTGTCCTCCACACTCCTTCCTCATCGTCCCACTACTCCCCCCCACActccccttcttcctcccaCAGCTATTCCCATGCCTACTacagctcctctcctgcttttgCCCCCTCTAACTCCTACCTCACCTCTGGTACCTCCACCACATACAGCCACTCCAACCACTACACACCCCTCTACCCCAGATACTACAGTTCTTACCAGCCCCGGTACTGA